The Torulaspora delbrueckii CBS 1146 chromosome 1, complete genome DNA segment AACGCTTCCCCTTTTGTCATTGCAATTAGTACCAGTGGCATCAAAGTCCTACCCAGTTTTGTCAATGCTTTTTTGTTGGTGTTCATCACTAGTTCAGCTTACACCGACATTTATATCTGTTCTAGGCAACTTTATGGACTTGCCAAAGATGGAGCAGCACCAAAGATCTTTTTGCGTCTCAACAAACATAAGATACCGATGGTCGGATGTGTTGTGGGATCATTGTTGGGATTTCTAGCCTACATGAACACTAAGAAGTCGGCAGCTACTGTTTTTGGCTACATCACCAGTACTGTTTCAGTGTTTGGTATCCTTAATTGGTTTTACATCTTAGTTGCCTACATTCACTACGATAGGGTAGTCAAATCACATGGAGTAAGGTTGGATGAGATTCCATTTCGTATGCCGTTCCAACCTTACGCGGCATACATCGCACTATTCTTTGTTAGTGTAAtcacttttttcaatggctaTAGTGCTTTCATTCTGAAGTTCAATTATAAATTATTCATCACCAGTTACATTGGTATTTTTGCAAACGTTTTACTGGTATTAGGATACAAGCTGTATTATAAAACAAAATGGGTGAAACCAGAAGAAAtaacttttgaaaagaagcaaatgATCTAACAACTGAAAAAGTTTGCAAGAAACTAAAAAGAACTCGATTAAAGAAACATCCCGTCTTACACTAATGAGTCGCTACATGTGTGGACATGAGTGACTCGTGCATCTGTTAAGTATATCCACCCTCGCCCAAAATTTGTTCGAACAAGCTCATCATGCATAGCGGTCTACCCAAAAAGGTTCTATCTGAATCACATAAATCTTGCCTTTATGTGATCTCGGATGACTGTTTGACCAAGTACAAcatctttgattgaaggtCCTTTGCAAGTCGCAGTTTTGTTGGTGTTGAGGGCGGATATATGCCTAGGAAGAATGGTTGAACATCGGTAGCTGTTACCATATTCATTACATTAGAATTATTGGTTAAGAAAGGGCTTATTATTGTGtattattttgaatttttgactttaCCATGAGGCGTTTGACTAATAGTGCGTTTCACTAATATCCACCTAATTGGCATAATTGATGTAAGTGGATTCCAccgtcttcttcagttcaGTTGATTGTGTCTTGGACGGTTATGAAAttgcttcaattcttcagccaGCGCTAGAGTTGGTGCATGGTAGTTTTCAAAGTGCGAGACGTGCACCGCTTATTAGCTGCAAAGATGGTCTCTTGCGTGTACATGGGATAGTAGTGATGGATGAAGTACCGTTACTGTATGCCATTTCTATAGGGGTGAActtttttgatgaaatgaTACAGGCCTTTTTTCATTGCAGTAAAGCCCGGTACTATGGCCAATGATCGAGGACTCACTTCCACTTAAAGGTGCAAAATACAGTGAATGGGGGACATGCACAAATCTCTCGGTACCGTACGGAAAAGTTTGCGGTAGAATCCACTTTTAGGTGAGGATTATAAACGGTCATGAAATCAAAGGCGGTTGCATCTCAACTTCTAAAGTACTGGGAAGTATCACCATTTTATATTTAATGTTCATCTCGAAGAACGTCAGGCAGATGCGCGCCATTGCCCATATGTCTGAAGTTCCTTGGTATGATCGGTTGAATTACCAAAGGTACTAAGATACCATTGTTATCTAGAAGTTGGGTTGTATGATACGGGCGACCTTAGTCATTAATCGAAGTACCGGAAACTATTCATGTTTTCCTTTGTTCCTGCCACTTGCGCGGATGGTGCTTATTGGAGTAAAAATCACAGCGTTGATCGACTAAAATCATGGCCAAGTGCTAACTCCCAACTTTTATTCCAAGATGGTCACACATCCATATTACCAGATATATCCCCGGAATGCATCAGCAGATTTGAGATATATACCATGGTTCCACTGCCGAGAACGATATCTCGGAGAAAGTTTCAAACACATATCTAAGCGGATAGTGTAGCCTTTTTGCCTCAAATGATCATTAAAAGCAGAGTTACAAGAGAGCCCAATTGCAAAGGCATGTCGATTCCGGTCACTGCTTGTCATAGAGCTCAAAGTACTACAAAAACGGTAGTACCAGCATTTTTATCTGTTGAAACATACGAACAGTAGTAAAGTACCTTTTACTCTGAACTTTTCCTCAATTCTTTATTCTCCGAGAGTGCTAATTATTCAGCCGTCTGGCTGAACTCAAGATCGAACCTCTCCTGAACGAAAAAACTCATTTTAAGGATGCTTAACATATTATGGCGTAGCGCGATACCTATCGGCAGCAATACATCAAGGCTCAGGCTTTGCTGGCATGTCATGTATGATAGGATATCTTACGGTTGCCGAATGTACTGCTGCCGCTGCATCTTGCTCATGTTCTCTAGAACTTGAAAGCCTAGAAAAACGTTCGTTTAAAAGTAGAAATCGTTTGATGATAAAATCCCAGTTATTAGGCTCTTGTTATTTCAACTATGTAATTTCTACTCTTTCCGCAATTATGTATAAAAATTATCCTAATCTGCGATAAAGTGCAACTTGTCACTAGCGGATTTTTTTACACTGACTTTGAGTGAGTTCTCTTCCAAGGCTTCTCCATCTATGACTGTCACAGTACCACCTTGTAAGAACTTATCAGGACCAACTGTATGGGACCTGGCTTCTCTTTTCTGCAAGTAAACAATCAGTGCTGTAACCACGGCTGTTGCAATCGTGGTACCAATCATTGCGTAGCAACCCCTTTTAAACTTTGGTACGGTTGTGGCAGGATAGAACACTATCGACCACCAAGCATTAATCGCACCTGAGAACATGTTCATGGACGCTAGCACTATAGCTCTCTCCTCGATATCATTCCGGCACACAGTATTTGCCCAGGCGAAGAAGATTGCTTGCCCGGCGTATGAAGCACCAGATAAGTATTGAGCTACAAAGAAGACGTTGTTCTTTAATGGCGCCGCCAAAGTCATGATTGAGACAACAAGCAATATCAAGCTTATCAGTATACCAATTTGCCAATGTCTCTTTCCACCTGTACGATCAACGTATAGTGCAGCAGTAAACGTGGCTAAGACTCCAACAGCAGCTATTCCCATTGGATAATGGTTGCTTTGTTGAACAGTAAATTTATTGTACTTTAGCCAAAGAGCAAAAAGAGAATTTGTTGCGAAAGATTCATTTTTCCCCGCCAAAAACCCACAATAGAGAAAATTAGCCACCAATGCCATCTCCCAATCACTCTTTTGAATACCGATAAATCTAATTTGGTCTCTTTTCTGGGCGGTAGCCTTGCTTTAGCCATAAtcagctcttcttctgaaaagaaaaatgaagCTTTCATATTGTCTGGACTGCCAGGAAAGCATAAAAGGCCATAAAACAGATTGGGAGAGTTATTAGAAaatcaatgatgaaaagcCATCTCCATCCTGCTAATCCTCTCTTGCCATCCATGGAGGTGTAGATTGCTCCTTGCATAAATCCTGAAAATATTATGCCAATCAGACCACTGCTTGTAAATGTCGCACTCCTTGTGTTGATCTCATGCTCCTTATACCAAGATCCCAAAATAAGGTGAGTTCCTGCAAATGTCgagctttcaaagcatgCTTGAAAAAACCTGATAACACACATTTGCTTATACGAGGTAACTTTATAGAAACCCAACGTAAGCATCGCCCAAGCAAAACAACAGAAGGAAAGCCAGTAGCGGGGTGGAACCTTCAACAACATAATGTTGTTAGGAACCATAGACACAATATATCCCACGTAAAAAACCGTGTTGATGACGTTGAAGTCATCGCCTGTCATattcaaatcttccttCATCCCCGAAATGTAAGCATTTGCTATATTCGATCTATCAACGTAGTTGATCCAATAGTTCAAACACACAAAAGACATAACTAGTAAAtcgatcttcaaaagcagCTTCCTCTCGGCCATATCTTCGGGAGGATTACCCCAGAATACAGCCTTAATCCGTGCAGGCCATGATAACGAAGAGAATTGGGCTCTTGGAGAGTCCGAATAACATTTCGAATCTTTTTGTTCTACTTCTAGACAATCTGAAGACATTTCTCTGATGGCTTCTTTCCGTGGTTTTTGTATAGTAAGATCAAAATCGTCAGCACAACAACTAAGCTCCTCTCAGAGGGTGAATGGACTATCATTATATATTTTCATTGTCAGGCTTTCGATCTGATTAATCAAATCAACAATGTGCTTTCTTATCTATCTTGAAAGACAAAATGAATCTTCAGTACATTGCGATATCTTGGCTCGCTAACCGCCTCCCTGGGGTAAAGACTCGAAACTACTCGATATCTACTACCCACACTCAAAGCTAACTATTTTCCATAGGCCTTACAAACAAAAGATAACATATTTTTGATCACGTTTAGAGAGGCTCTGCAGTATATTATGACGTGTTTCGAACCCCGAAAGATTTTGACTATCTTCCAAAGCCCGAAATTCTTAAGATAAGATTATCTACACCGATGAGCGACGCGTGAGTCAAGCACAGAAAGAACTAAATTCGACCCAATCGATTATGTGGCGATGACCAATTCTGTGATAGAGGGGGTTGTCAAGTTGCCAAGACACCTATCTCGCTGATTTTCGGCCTTCGCTCCCCGTTAGATTAGATTCGAAGGCCGCGAGATCCATTAAAAGACATCTCTTCTATTTCCTATATATACACGCAGACACACACAGATAGGAACTATTTTAGATCAATATGTCCTTGTAGCTATTGCAGAACACAGATAAAATATAAACTCAACAAAGGTGCATAATGACAAAACAAAGCTACTTAGATATAGCCAAGGAGAAGAGAGCAGCCAGAGATTCCAAATTCATTAAGGAATGGCTTCTCAAGGCTGATCAGCTCCCTGGAACAGGAGTTAAAGACGTGCTAAATTGGCCGGTTTCTTCAGGGTTTCTCAGTGCCAAAGAGATTGAGATAACAGAAAGTGACTTTCCCACTTTAGCGAAACATATTAAGTCCAAGACCTGGACAGCCTACGATGTAACATCGGCCTTCTGTCACCGTGCATCGATTGCTCATCAACTGGTGAACTGCTTAAGTGAGGTTTTTTTCGAGGAAGGACTAGCAAGAGCAAAGGAATTGGATGACATCTATGCCAGAACTGGAGAGCTGGTAGGGGCATTCCATGGTATTCCTATATCTCTCAAGGATAATTTAAACGTGAAGGGACAAGCGACAACCATTGGGTTTGTTGgcttcagcttcaatccggttgaatttgaagaagattcgTGTCTTGTGTCTATGTTAAGAGACATGGGGGCGGTTTTCTCCTTTAAAACCAACGTACCTGTAGCAATGATGATGCCCGACTCAATCAACCACATATATGGAGAGACGGTTAGCCCATTCAACAGAGACTTGAGTAGCGGCGGTAGCTCAGGCGGCGAATGTGCTCTTGGAGCACTTTTGGGGCGTATATACTGTGGTATAGGCTCTGATATTGGTGGCTCGCTAAGAATTCCTGCGGCTTTGCAGAACCTATTCACCCTGAGACCTTCTTCCGGCAGGTTTCCAACACTTGGAAGCCGCTCTGGACTTCCAGGCCTGGAATCTGTAGCTAGTGTCAACGGACCGATCTCTACAACcttatcaaatttggaattaTACTGCAAGACGCTGGTCAATGAAGGCAAACCCTGGTTGCATGACCCAAAATGTCTAGAGATCCCCTGGAGGGATACTGAGCTCCCCGAAAAATTGGTCTTTGGtgttttgaaggatgatgGCGTGGTAAAGCCATACCCAGCAATTTCTAGAGCAATCGATACAACTATAGCGAGCCTGAAGAAGGCTGGCCATGAAGTGATCGAGTGGGAACCTTTGAATCATGAACGCCTAACGGCCATAGTTGGGGAGTTCTTTTTGAGTGATGGTGGTAAACATTGTAAAGAGTATGCGGGTTTAACAGGTGAACCTTTCTTTGAATATATGAAAATGTACGAAACTGCGAAGAATATGGGTGTAGCAGAGTTATGGGATCTTCAAGTGGAGCGCACAAAGCTCTGTAAAGAATATTTAGAAAGGTGGAATTCTACTGCCTACCAAACCTCATCTGGAAGAGCCATTGACGCAATTATTATGCCAGTCAGCCCTTACTCTGGAGTTGAGGTCGGAAAATTCTGTTACATTGGCTACACCGCAGTTTTCAATGCTTTAGATTGGTCTGCAGGGGTAATTCCAGTTACAAGGGCAGATAAGGCCGTCGACGTTCAGGATAAATCTTACACACCTCGCAATGTAAAAGACCAGGCCACTTACGATTCatttgaagctgaaaaaattaATGGAGGCGCTGCGGCTGTCCAAATTGTTTGCAAGAAGCTTCAAGAGGAAAAGTGTGTAGCAATAATGAAAGTGGTAGCTAAGTTGTTGGGTACCGACACTTATTGGAACAAAAGTTTGTGATTCTGTAATGACGCACAAAAATTATTAGAAACGCAAATAAATCATCGGTTTAAATCGAGAGAAGTAAAGGGAACAAGCCGAAAGTTAACTTCTACAATCGAATCT contains these protein-coding regions:
- the TDEL0A08050 gene encoding uncharacterized protein — encoded protein: MSSDCLEVEQKDSKCYSDSPRAQFSSLSWPARIKAVFWGNPPEDMAERKLLLKIDLLVMSFVCLNYWINYVDRSNIANAYISGMKEDLNMTGDDFNVINTVFYVGYIVSMVPNNIMLLKVPPRYWLSFCCFAWAMLTLGFYKVTSYKQMCVIRFFQACFESSTFAGTHLILGSWYKEHEINTRSATFTSSGLIGIIFSGFMQGAIYTSMDGKRGLAGWRWLFIIDFLITLPICFMAFYAFLAVQTI
- the TDEL0A08040 gene encoding uncharacterized protein, whose amino-acid sequence is MALVANFLYCGFLAGKNESFATNSLFALWLKYNKFTVQQSNHYPMGIAAVGVLATFTAALYVDRTGGKRHWQIGILISLILLVVSIMTLAAPLKNNVFFVAQYLSGASYAGQAIFFAWANTVCRNDIEERAIVLASMNMFSGAINAWWSIVFYPATTVPKFKRGCYAMIGTTIATAVVTALIVYLQKREARSHTVGPDKFLQGGTVTVIDGEALEENSLKVSVKKSASDKLHFIAD
- the TDEL0A08060 gene encoding uncharacterized protein, with the translated sequence MTKQSYLDIAKEKRAARDSKFIKEWLLKADQLPGTGVKDVLNWPVSSGFLSAKEIEITESDFPTLAKHIKSKTWTAYDVTSAFCHRASIAHQLVNCLSEVFFEEGLARAKELDDIYARTGELVGAFHGIPISLKDNLNVKGQATTIGFVGFSFNPVEFEEDSCLVSMLRDMGAVFSFKTNVPVAMMMPDSINHIYGETVSPFNRDLSSGGSSGGECALGALLGRIYCGIGSDIGGSLRIPAALQNLFTLRPSSGRFPTLGSRSGLPGLESVASVNGPISTTLSNLELYCKTLVNEGKPWLHDPKCLEIPWRDTELPEKLVFGVLKDDGVVKPYPAISRAIDTTIASLKKAGHEVIEWEPLNHERLTAIVGEFFLSDGGKHCKEYAGLTGEPFFEYMKMYETAKNMGVAELWDLQVERTKLCKEYLERWNSTAYQTSSGRAIDAIIMPVSPYSGVEVGKFCYIGYTAVFNALDWSAGVIPVTRADKAVDVQDKSYTPRNVKDQATYDSFEAEKINGGAAAVQIVCKKLQEEKCVAIMKVVAKLLGTDTYWNKSL